A DNA window from Hordeum vulgare subsp. vulgare chromosome 1H, MorexV3_pseudomolecules_assembly, whole genome shotgun sequence contains the following coding sequences:
- the LOC123440990 gene encoding protein trichome birefringence-like 28: MRIPRRKAGAALGVPSRRAQIAAVFALAVLLGVSVLYDSAHIAASLRRHSGYNRPSATTEPVAGAGPRATPAQAVESAGPAVDRTDPPPRLGAEEASKSNPGTAADGSEPETRVLKEVVAQGGEPTCDMYKGRWVHDQENAPLYKESDCEFLTEQVTCMRNGRRSDEYQKWRWQPDACDLPRFEAKLLLEKLRNKRMMFVGDSLNRNQWESMVCLVQSVAPWDKKKLVKNGSLNVFRLMEYNATIEFYWAPFLVESNSDDPDIHSITDRMITPTSIAKHAANWIGVDYLIFNTYIWWMNTPKMKIVPDGSFTKKPVKYDELDRVVAYRQILETWSGWVEENVDPKRTMVLFMSVSPVHMQSEGWGSPNNIKCFSETQPALNYSKPLDVGTDWDLFTESHEVTKAMKKVPVHFINITALSEIRKDAHTSVHTLRQGKLLTKEQQANPRKFADCIHWCLPGLPDTWNEFIYGHIVSSPIQRQIENQSER, encoded by the exons atgcgGATCCCGCGGCGGAAGGCCGGGGCGGCGCTCGGCGTGCCCAGCCGCCGGGCGCAGATCGCCGCCGTCTTCGCGCTCGCCGTGCTGCTCGGCGTCTCCGTCCTCTACGACAGCGCCCACATCGCCGCCTCGCTGCGCCGCCACAGCGGATACAACAGGCCCTCCGCCACCACG GAGCCGGTGGCGGGGGCTGGCCCGCGTGCTACGCCGGCGCAGGCGGTGGAATCTGCGGGGCCGGCCGTGGATCGGACCGACCCGCCCCCGCGGCTCGGGGCGGAGGAGGCGTCCAAGTCTAACCCCGGGACGGCGGCGGACGGGTCCGAGCCGGAGACGCGGGTCCTGAAGGAGGTGGTGGCGCAAGGGGGGGAGCCCACCTGCGACATGTACAAGGGGAGGTGGGTGCACGACCAGGAGAACGCGCCGCTCtacaaggagtccgactgcgagtTCCTCACGGAGCAGGTCACCTGCATGCGCAACGGCCGCCGCAGCGATGAGTACCAGAAGTGGCGGTGGCAGCCTGATGCCTGCGACCTCCCAAG GTTTGAGGCTAAGTTGCTTCTTGAGAAGCTAAGGAACAAAAGAATGATGTTTGTTGGGGATTCACTGAACCGGAACCAGTGGGAGTCCATGGTGTGCCTGGTTCAGTCTGTGGCTCCATGGGATAAGAAAAAGCTTGTCAAGAATGGATCTCTAAATGTGTTCCGCCTTATG GAGTACAATGCAACAATTGAGTTCTATTGGGCTCCTTTCCTAGTTGAGTCGAACTCAGATGATCCAGACATCCATAGCATCACGGACCGAATGATCACGCCAACATCGATCGCCAAGCATGCAGCAAACTGGATAGGGGTGGACTATTTGATCTTCAACACTTACATTTGGTGGATGAACACCCCAAAGATGAAAATTGT GCCTGACGGGTCCTTCACAAAGAAACCGGTTAAGTACGATGAATTGGATCGTGTGGTTGCATACCGACAGATCCTCGAGACATGGTCTGGATGGGTAGAAGAGAATGTAGACCCCAAAAGAACAATGGTCTTATTCATGAGTGTGTCACCAGTACATATGCA GAGTGAAGGCTGGGGCAGCCCTAACAACATAAAATGCTTTTCTGAGACACAACCAGCACTAAATTACTCTAAACCATTGGATGTCGGCACTGACTGGGATCTTTTCACGGAATCTCATGAAGTGACGAAGGCGATGAAGAAGGTACCCGTGCACTTCATCAACATAACCGCATTGTCGGAGATCCGCAAGGACGCACACACATCTGTGCACACTCTGCGGCAGGGTAAGCTCCTGACGAAGGAGCAGCAGGCCAACCCACGCAAGTTCGCTGACTGCATCCACTGGTGTCTCCCTGGCTTGCCGGACacatggaatgagttcatttacgGCCACATTGTGTCGAGCCCTATACAGCGGCAGATTGAGAATCAATCTGAAAGATGA